Proteins encoded together in one Hymenobacter monticola window:
- a CDS encoding RNA polymerase sigma factor, with amino-acid sequence MASAAPSADFVATLHEYQPLLRRVARLYCQDSDDRQDLFQEMVLQLWRAWPRYVPQANAKLSTWLYRIALNVAISNLRQRTRRPAPVELDAEALAVAQAPETGFDADDRAQLYRAIARLSEVDKAFILLYLEDRPYEEMADILGITQNNVRVKMHRVQEKLRALLVPTAR; translated from the coding sequence ATGGCCTCCGCTGCCCCTTCTGCTGATTTTGTTGCCACGCTCCACGAGTACCAACCGCTGCTGCGGCGCGTGGCCCGCCTCTACTGCCAGGATTCCGACGACCGGCAGGACCTGTTTCAGGAGATGGTGCTCCAGCTGTGGCGGGCGTGGCCGCGCTACGTGCCGCAGGCCAACGCCAAGCTCAGCACCTGGCTCTACCGCATTGCCCTGAACGTGGCCATCTCGAACCTGCGCCAGCGCACCCGCCGTCCCGCCCCGGTGGAACTCGATGCCGAGGCGCTGGCCGTGGCCCAGGCCCCGGAAACGGGTTTCGACGCCGACGACCGCGCCCAGCTCTACCGGGCCATTGCCCGGCTGTCGGAGGTCGATAAGGCCTTTATTCTGCTTTACCTCGAAGACCGGCCCTATGAGGAAATGGCCGATATTCTGGGTATTACCCAAAACAATGTGCGCGTGAAAATGCACCGCGTGCAGGAAAAACTCCGCGCCCTTTTAGTCCCCACCGCCCGATGA
- a CDS encoding ABC transporter ATP-binding protein, translating into MKPILEAIDVRKAYANHVALSGVSLAIPEGSIFGLLGPNGAGKTSLIRIITQITGADEGEIRFRGERLNPAHTAEIGYLPEERGLYKKMKVGEQLLYLAQLRGLSRSDATARIKNWLNRFEIKEWAGKNVEDLSKGMQQKVQFIATVLHDPKLIILDEPFSGFDPINANLIKDEILELRRQGATIIFSTHRMESVEEMCDNIALINRSRKVLDGPVGLIRDQFKTNTYEVEGKGKLLLVHPDFEVLEQKERENGHFYARVQLHDGVRPNDLLRYLIGAVEVEAFREKIPSINEIFIRRVRETMPETLVEETA; encoded by the coding sequence GTGAAACCAATTCTGGAAGCCATCGACGTGCGCAAGGCGTATGCCAACCACGTGGCCCTTTCGGGCGTGAGCCTCGCCATTCCCGAGGGCAGCATCTTCGGCCTGCTGGGCCCCAACGGCGCGGGCAAAACCTCGCTCATCCGCATCATCACCCAGATTACGGGCGCCGACGAGGGCGAAATCCGCTTCCGCGGCGAGCGGCTGAACCCCGCCCACACGGCCGAAATAGGCTATCTGCCTGAAGAGCGGGGGCTCTATAAAAAGATGAAAGTGGGCGAGCAACTGCTCTACCTGGCCCAGTTGCGCGGCCTGAGCCGCAGCGACGCCACGGCGCGCATCAAGAACTGGCTGAACCGCTTCGAGATAAAAGAGTGGGCCGGCAAAAACGTGGAAGACCTCAGCAAGGGCATGCAGCAGAAGGTGCAGTTCATTGCCACGGTGCTGCACGACCCCAAGCTGATTATCCTGGACGAGCCGTTCTCGGGCTTCGACCCGATTAACGCCAACCTCATCAAAGACGAGATTCTGGAGCTGCGCCGGCAGGGCGCCACCATCATTTTCTCGACGCACCGTATGGAATCGGTGGAGGAGATGTGCGACAACATCGCCCTCATCAACCGTTCGCGCAAGGTGCTGGACGGGCCGGTGGGGCTGATTCGGGACCAGTTTAAAACCAATACCTACGAGGTGGAAGGCAAGGGTAAGCTACTGCTGGTGCACCCCGATTTTGAGGTGCTGGAACAAAAGGAGCGCGAAAATGGCCATTTCTACGCCCGGGTGCAGCTACACGATGGCGTGCGGCCTAACGACCTGCTGCGCTACCTCATCGGGGCGGTGGAGGTGGAAGCCTTCCGTGAGAAAATTCCGAGCATCAACGAGATTTTCATCCGGCGCGTGCGCGAAACCATGCCCGAAACCCTGGTGGAGGAAACCGCCTAG
- a CDS encoding ABC transporter permease, which produces MASKFLLVAQREYLTRVRKKAFIVLTLAVPLLLAAFGFIIIKVASSDNDTTDVVEVRDDSGLGVAARLVSTPQLRFVPATGTLAEAKKGFLKAKHDGLLVLPAGLDVEKPEGVQFFGKGNISLKKENAVKSALDKAFSDLKMQKSGLTQDQLDRLRSKVSMQAVSLDETGKEANSNALATSGMAYALALAIYMFIFIYGVQIMRGVGEEKSSRIMEVMLSSVKPYDLMMGKIMGIAAVGLTQFLLWGVLSFGVSSVVMPLLTGKDKPKNEVAVGIAAPGAAADNDEPQSAGERFDKSLESQKQQPVMTGRIKAFEMLAALPLGAILFGFIAYFLGGYLLYGALFGAVGAAVDDQTDTQQFMFPITMPLILSYIVGVSVILRNPDGPVAFWMSMFPLTSPIAMVIRLPFGVPMWQLALSIFLLILGFIGTVWVAARIYRVGILMYGKKVTYKELGKWMFYKG; this is translated from the coding sequence ATGGCTTCTAAATTTTTACTCGTTGCCCAGCGCGAATACCTGACGCGGGTGCGCAAAAAAGCATTCATCGTCCTCACGCTGGCCGTGCCGCTGCTGCTGGCGGCGTTCGGCTTCATCATTATCAAAGTGGCAAGCTCCGACAACGACACCACCGATGTGGTGGAGGTGCGCGATGACTCCGGCCTCGGCGTGGCCGCTCGCCTCGTGAGCACGCCGCAGCTGCGCTTCGTGCCCGCCACCGGCACGCTGGCGGAAGCCAAAAAGGGCTTCCTAAAAGCGAAGCACGACGGCCTGCTGGTGCTGCCCGCTGGCCTCGATGTAGAAAAACCTGAAGGCGTGCAGTTTTTCGGCAAGGGCAACATCAGCCTCAAAAAGGAGAATGCCGTGAAAAGCGCCCTCGACAAGGCGTTTTCGGACCTGAAAATGCAGAAATCCGGCCTCACGCAGGACCAGCTTGACCGCCTACGCTCGAAGGTGAGTATGCAGGCCGTGAGCCTCGACGAAACCGGTAAGGAGGCCAACAGCAACGCGCTGGCTACCTCGGGCATGGCCTATGCGCTGGCGCTGGCTATCTACATGTTCATTTTCATCTACGGGGTGCAGATTATGCGTGGGGTGGGGGAGGAGAAATCGAGCCGCATCATGGAAGTGATGCTGTCGTCGGTGAAGCCCTATGATTTGATGATGGGCAAGATTATGGGCATCGCGGCGGTGGGCCTTACGCAGTTTCTGCTGTGGGGCGTGCTCTCGTTCGGCGTGAGCTCGGTGGTGATGCCGCTGCTGACGGGCAAGGACAAGCCCAAAAACGAAGTGGCGGTGGGCATCGCAGCTCCCGGCGCCGCGGCCGACAACGACGAGCCCCAAAGCGCTGGCGAACGGTTCGACAAAAGCCTGGAGTCGCAGAAGCAGCAACCCGTGATGACCGGGCGTATCAAGGCTTTCGAGATGCTGGCAGCACTGCCGCTGGGTGCCATCCTGTTCGGTTTCATCGCCTATTTCCTGGGCGGCTACCTCCTGTACGGGGCGCTGTTTGGGGCCGTGGGTGCGGCCGTGGACGACCAGACCGATACCCAGCAGTTCATGTTTCCCATCACGATGCCGCTCATTCTGAGCTACATCGTGGGCGTGTCGGTCATTCTGCGCAACCCCGACGGACCGGTGGCTTTCTGGATGTCGATGTTCCCGCTCACCTCGCCCATTGCCATGGTCATTCGCCTGCCATTCGGGGTGCCGATGTGGCAGCTGGCGCTGTCCATCTTCCTGCTCATCCTGGGCTTCATCGGCACGGTGTGGGTGGCGGCCCGCATCTACCGCGTGGGCATCCTGATGTATGGCAAAAAGGTGACGTATAAGGAGCTGGGCAAGTGGATGTTCTATAAGGGCTAG
- a CDS encoding ChaN family lipoprotein, protein MRFLRLLSFFLLLISLASFTRGDRPAYRLFTATGQPADYDQMLQELAQADVVLFGEQHNDALAHWLELQVARDLLKLKKPGQLVLGMEMFERDVQPLVTQYAAGTLADTAFERQARPWPNYGTDYRPLLQLARENHLPVIGTNAPRPFAKVVAQRSLTALDKLPAVDRTLLAPLPLKVDYELPGYKNMAAMFGGSAHGGGAQNIIQAQALKDATMAHFIQASRQPGQTLLHFNGSYHSDHHDGIVAYLRQYAPKLRVRTLSVVTQEQLQTLEKEQVNIADFVVVVPADAPKTY, encoded by the coding sequence ATGCGCTTCCTCCGTCTCCTCAGCTTCTTTCTGTTGCTTATTAGCCTCGCCAGCTTCACGCGTGGCGACCGGCCTGCCTACCGCCTCTTCACCGCCACCGGACAGCCGGCCGACTACGACCAGATGCTGCAGGAATTGGCTCAGGCCGACGTAGTGCTTTTCGGCGAGCAGCACAACGACGCCCTCGCGCACTGGCTGGAGCTGCAAGTAGCCAGGGACCTGCTGAAGCTGAAGAAGCCCGGCCAACTGGTGTTAGGCATGGAGATGTTTGAGCGCGATGTGCAGCCCCTGGTGACCCAGTACGCCGCCGGCACGCTGGCCGATACAGCTTTTGAGCGCCAGGCCCGCCCCTGGCCCAACTACGGCACCGACTACCGTCCGCTGCTGCAGCTGGCCCGCGAAAACCACCTGCCCGTCATCGGCACCAATGCCCCGCGCCCCTTCGCCAAAGTGGTGGCCCAGCGTAGCCTCACGGCCCTCGACAAGCTGCCCGCTGTGGACCGCACCCTGCTGGCCCCGCTGCCGCTGAAAGTCGATTATGAGCTGCCCGGCTACAAAAACATGGCCGCCATGTTTGGCGGTAGCGCCCACGGCGGCGGGGCCCAGAACATCATCCAAGCCCAGGCGCTGAAGGATGCCACCATGGCCCACTTCATCCAGGCCAGCCGCCAGCCCGGTCAAACGCTGCTGCATTTCAACGGCAGCTACCACTCCGACCACCACGACGGCATTGTGGCCTACCTGCGCCAGTACGCGCCCAAGCTGCGCGTGCGCACCCTGAGCGTGGTGACGCAGGAGCAGCTGCAGACGCTGGAGAAGGAGCAAGTGAATATTGCCGATTTTGTGGTGGTGGTGCCGGCCGATGCGCCGAAGACGTACTAA
- a CDS encoding GNAT family N-acetyltransferase — MRIRQAHIDDIPRLSEIRLAVRENPLNNPALVTYADYVDYLTRRGRGWLAEVEGQAVGFAIADLQGHSIWALFVHPGYDHRGIGRALHDTMLRWYFSQTTEPVWLSTAPGTRAEGFYRHAGWQETGRTKSGEVRFELAEWPGPA; from the coding sequence ATGCGCATCCGACAAGCCCATATCGACGACATTCCGCGCCTGTCAGAAATTCGGCTGGCGGTGCGGGAAAACCCGCTCAACAACCCCGCGCTGGTAACTTATGCCGACTACGTGGACTACCTCACCCGCCGCGGCCGGGGCTGGCTGGCGGAAGTCGAGGGGCAGGCGGTTGGCTTCGCTATCGCCGATTTGCAGGGCCACAGCATCTGGGCCTTGTTCGTGCACCCTGGCTACGACCACCGCGGCATTGGCCGCGCCCTGCACGACACCATGCTGCGTTGGTACTTCAGTCAAACCACCGAACCCGTGTGGCTGAGCACCGCGCCGGGTACGCGGGCCGAGGGCTTCTACCGCCACGCGGGTTGGCAGGAAACTGGCCGCACCAAGAGCGGCGAGGTGCGGTTTGAGCTGGCTGAATGGCCCGGTCCGGCTTAA
- a CDS encoding cupin domain-containing protein, with protein sequence MSETDSQKRALFQRVAATLKQQGFTIAKEDPTRPWGGFFVIDEDQAQQFADTYFNGLSVDNLRISGKLSPKVLLVAPHQRLSWQYHHRRAEIWQVVQGPVGVATSDTDEQGEVKSYQVGERIVLKQGERHRLVGLKDWGVLAEIWQHTDANNPSDEDDIVRVQDDFGR encoded by the coding sequence ATGTCCGAAACCGATTCTCAAAAGCGCGCGCTGTTCCAGCGAGTGGCCGCTACCCTCAAGCAGCAAGGCTTCACCATTGCCAAAGAAGACCCGACGCGCCCCTGGGGCGGCTTTTTCGTGATTGACGAAGACCAGGCCCAGCAGTTTGCCGACACGTACTTCAACGGCTTGTCGGTTGATAACCTGCGCATTTCGGGCAAGCTCAGCCCCAAGGTGCTCCTAGTGGCGCCGCACCAGCGCCTGAGCTGGCAGTACCACCACCGCCGCGCCGAAATCTGGCAGGTGGTGCAGGGCCCCGTGGGCGTGGCCACCAGCGACACCGATGAGCAGGGCGAAGTAAAAAGCTACCAGGTGGGCGAGCGCATCGTGCTCAAGCAAGGCGAGCGCCACCGCCTCGTGGGCCTGAAAGACTGGGGCGTGCTGGCCGAAATCTGGCAGCATACCGACGCCAACAACCCTTCTGACGAAGACGACATCGTGCGCGTGCAAGACGATTTTGGGCGCTAA
- a CDS encoding penicillin acylase family protein, translating to MRLLLSLLLLVPVLTVQAQKFSPAELARWQQQAKQISITRDTYGVPHIYGKTDADAVFGLLYSQCEDDFNRVETNYLDAIGRLAEVEGEAQLYHDLRARLFLDSTQAISIYKKSPADMKLLLDAFAAGTNYYLATHPTVQPRLLRRFQPWMPLMFSEGSIGGNISVVSLERLKAFYSAKKSTSWIDTDFGRTDREPVGSNGFAIAPGKSANGHALLLINPHTSFYFRSEVQMVSQQGLNAYGAVTWGQFFIYQGFNEHCGWMHTSSQADSMDEYIETIEEKDGKLFYKYDDKLRAVTTQKVSLPYKSGDKMLRKTFTIYRTHHGPIVGQKTDGQWVAVRMMNAPLAALQQSYLRTKATDYASFQQVMKLNGNASNNTVFADTKGSIAYWHGNFMPRRNLKFDWSQLVDGSTSATEWQGFHPVSELVQVHNPASGFIQNCNSTPYTVSGPSSPDPAKFPKYEAPDAENYRGLNAVRVLSRKPVFNLDTLIAAADDPHLTAFDELLPPLLAAYQPNSAEKAAAPAVTEAIEVLRAWNHNYAQTSIAQTVAIYWAERLLAKARARVPAAQPQLDYISFVRFALANTSPTEKMATLAETLDDLTRDFGTWKKPWGEVNRYQRLTGRIEERYDDQQPSLPVAFTSSAWGSLAAFGARAYPGTKKRYGNVGNSFVAVVEFGPRIVARSVVTGGQSSRPGTPHFTDQADFYCNGRFKEVRFYPEDVKAHAEKTYQPGQ from the coding sequence ATGCGCCTGCTTCTCTCGCTGCTCCTTCTTGTTCCTGTGCTAACGGTTCAAGCCCAGAAATTCAGCCCAGCCGAATTGGCGCGCTGGCAGCAACAAGCAAAGCAAATAAGCATCACGCGCGACACTTACGGCGTGCCCCACATCTACGGCAAGACCGATGCCGACGCGGTTTTTGGGCTGCTCTACTCGCAGTGCGAGGACGATTTCAACCGCGTCGAAACCAACTACCTCGACGCCATTGGCCGGCTGGCCGAGGTGGAAGGCGAAGCCCAGCTCTACCACGACCTGCGCGCCCGCCTTTTTCTGGACAGCACCCAGGCCATCAGCATCTACAAAAAGAGCCCGGCCGACATGAAGCTGTTGCTTGATGCCTTCGCGGCCGGCACCAACTACTACCTGGCCACCCACCCCACCGTGCAGCCGCGCTTGCTGCGACGCTTCCAGCCCTGGATGCCGCTGATGTTTAGCGAAGGCAGCATTGGCGGCAACATCAGCGTGGTGAGTTTGGAGCGGCTCAAAGCATTTTATAGCGCCAAAAAATCAACTTCCTGGATTGACACCGATTTCGGGCGTACCGACCGCGAGCCGGTGGGCTCCAACGGCTTCGCCATTGCCCCGGGCAAAAGCGCCAATGGCCACGCGCTGCTGTTGATTAACCCGCACACCTCCTTCTATTTCCGTTCTGAAGTGCAGATGGTGAGCCAGCAGGGCCTAAACGCCTACGGCGCCGTGACCTGGGGACAGTTCTTCATTTACCAGGGCTTCAATGAACACTGCGGCTGGATGCACACTTCCAGCCAAGCCGACTCGATGGACGAATATATAGAAACCATTGAGGAAAAGGACGGCAAGCTTTTTTATAAATACGACGACAAGCTGCGCGCCGTGACCACGCAGAAAGTGTCGTTGCCCTACAAGTCGGGCGATAAAATGCTGCGCAAAACATTCACCATCTACCGCACGCACCACGGCCCCATCGTGGGCCAGAAAACGGACGGGCAGTGGGTGGCGGTGCGCATGATGAACGCGCCGCTGGCCGCGTTGCAGCAGTCGTACCTGCGCACCAAAGCCACCGACTACGCCAGCTTCCAGCAGGTGATGAAACTGAACGGCAACGCCTCGAACAACACCGTTTTTGCCGATACTAAGGGCAGCATTGCCTACTGGCACGGCAATTTTATGCCCCGCCGCAACCTCAAATTCGACTGGAGCCAGCTCGTGGACGGCAGCACCTCGGCCACCGAGTGGCAGGGCTTCCACCCGGTGAGCGAGCTGGTGCAGGTGCATAACCCCGCCAGCGGCTTCATTCAGAACTGCAACTCCACTCCCTACACCGTGAGCGGCCCCAGTAGCCCCGACCCGGCCAAATTTCCCAAATACGAAGCGCCCGACGCCGAGAACTACCGCGGCCTGAACGCCGTGCGCGTACTCAGCCGCAAACCCGTATTCAACCTCGACACGCTGATTGCCGCGGCCGACGACCCGCACCTCACCGCCTTCGATGAACTGTTGCCGCCGCTGCTGGCCGCCTACCAGCCCAACTCGGCCGAAAAAGCCGCCGCCCCCGCCGTGACCGAAGCCATTGAGGTGCTACGCGCCTGGAACCACAACTACGCCCAAACTTCCATTGCCCAAACTGTGGCCATCTACTGGGCCGAGCGGCTGCTGGCCAAGGCCCGGGCCCGCGTGCCTGCCGCCCAGCCGCAACTCGACTACATCAGCTTCGTGCGCTTTGCGCTGGCCAATACCTCGCCCACCGAAAAAATGGCTACCCTGGCCGAAACGCTCGATGACCTGACCCGCGACTTCGGTACCTGGAAAAAGCCCTGGGGCGAGGTGAACCGCTACCAGCGCCTCACCGGCCGCATCGAGGAACGGTACGACGACCAGCAGCCCAGCCTGCCGGTGGCCTTCACGTCATCGGCCTGGGGCTCATTGGCCGCCTTTGGGGCGCGGGCCTACCCAGGCACCAAGAAGCGCTACGGCAACGTGGGCAATAGCTTCGTGGCGGTGGTGGAGTTCGGCCCGCGCATCGTGGCGCGCTCCGTCGTCACGGGCGGGCAAAGCAGCCGCCCGGGCACGCCGCATTTCACCGACCAAGCCGATTTTTACTGCAACGGCCGCTTCAAAGAAGTACGCTTTTATCCGGAAGACGTGAAAGCGCACGCCGAAAAGACGTATCAGCCGGGGCAATAA
- a CDS encoding HesB/IscA family protein gives MAAVATLAPISLTERAVQEVKNIIIEKNVPDDYGLRIGVQGGGCSGMSYLLGFDKAKDADETYDLDGLKLIMDKKHAMYVLGMEVDFQDGLNARGFVFNNPQAKSTCGCGSSFSA, from the coding sequence ATGGCTGCTGTTGCCACCCTCGCCCCCATCTCCCTCACCGAGCGCGCCGTGCAGGAGGTGAAAAATATCATCATCGAAAAGAACGTGCCCGACGACTATGGGCTGCGCATCGGCGTGCAGGGCGGCGGCTGCTCGGGCATGAGCTACCTGCTCGGCTTCGACAAAGCCAAAGACGCCGACGAAACCTACGACCTCGACGGCCTGAAGCTCATCATGGATAAAAAGCACGCTATGTACGTGCTGGGCATGGAAGTCGACTTCCAGGACGGCCTCAACGCCCGCGGCTTCGTTTTCAACAACCCCCAGGCCAAGAGCACCTGCGGCTGCGGCTCGTCGTTCTCGGCATAA
- a CDS encoding DUF7935 family protein, whose translation MDSTTYFYDLLKIILPALIVAGAIYLLFKQFLEKEQQRRLIELRLETNKTTLPLRLQAYERVVLFLERISPNNILVRLSSAGSTAPEFHRLLQQEIRAEYEHNLSQQLYISADAWTLVKEAKENVLTMVNRAFHGIQNPAQARGTELAKRILEGLMMDGAEPTAQALAVVKNEAIGLF comes from the coding sequence ATGGATTCAACCACCTATTTCTACGACCTGCTCAAAATTATTCTGCCCGCCCTCATCGTGGCCGGGGCCATCTACCTGCTTTTCAAACAATTTCTGGAAAAAGAGCAGCAGCGCCGCTTGATTGAGCTACGCCTCGAAACCAACAAAACCACGCTGCCCCTGCGGCTGCAAGCCTATGAGCGGGTGGTGCTTTTCCTGGAGCGCATCTCGCCCAACAACATCCTCGTGCGCCTGAGCAGCGCCGGTTCCACGGCGCCGGAGTTTCACCGCTTGCTGCAACAGGAAATCCGGGCCGAGTACGAGCACAACCTCTCGCAGCAGCTCTACATCTCGGCCGATGCTTGGACGCTGGTGAAAGAAGCCAAAGAAAACGTGCTCACGATGGTAAACCGCGCCTTTCACGGCATCCAGAACCCGGCCCAGGCCCGCGGCACCGAACTGGCCAAGCGCATCCTCGAAGGCCTGATGATGGACGGCGCCGAGCCCACCGCGCAGGCGCTGGCCGTGGTGAAGAACGAGGCGATTGGGTTGTTTTAA
- the bshA gene encoding N-acetyl-alpha-D-glucosaminyl L-malate synthase BshA, with translation MNIGIVCYPTFGGSGVVATELGKALAQRGHRVHFITYSQPVRLDFFNENLFYHEVYVPAYPLFQFPPYELALTSKMVDIVQNEKLDVLHVHYAIPHASAAFMAKQILRSRGIHIPVVTTLHGTDITLVGKDSSFEPVVTFSINQSDGVTSVSDDLKRETYEYFAVEKDITVIPNFIDLHRFKKQEKSHFRAAIAPEGEKLLIHTSNFRTVKRVEDVLRIFVGVREQIPAKLLLVGDGPDRNRMEKLARDLDVHRDLRFLGKLEAVEEVLSVGDLFLMPSENESFGLAALEAMACEVPVVSTNAGGIPELNVHGVTGMISDIGDVADMVKNALYVLDDENLPRFKAAALARAKEFAVENIVPRYEDCYQRAIEAVATAV, from the coding sequence ATGAACATCGGTATCGTTTGTTACCCTACCTTCGGCGGCTCTGGCGTGGTGGCCACGGAACTGGGCAAGGCCTTGGCCCAGCGCGGGCACCGCGTGCACTTCATCACCTACAGCCAGCCGGTACGGCTCGACTTCTTCAACGAGAACCTCTTTTACCACGAGGTGTATGTGCCGGCCTACCCACTGTTCCAGTTTCCGCCCTATGAGCTGGCGCTGACCAGCAAGATGGTCGACATCGTGCAAAATGAGAAGCTCGACGTGCTGCACGTGCACTACGCCATTCCGCACGCCTCGGCCGCCTTCATGGCCAAGCAGATTCTGCGCTCGCGCGGCATTCACATTCCGGTGGTAACGACCCTGCACGGCACCGACATCACGCTGGTAGGCAAGGACTCCAGCTTCGAGCCGGTGGTCACGTTCAGCATCAACCAGAGCGACGGGGTAACGTCAGTTTCGGACGATTTGAAGCGCGAAACCTACGAATATTTCGCCGTTGAGAAAGACATCACCGTCATTCCCAACTTCATCGACCTGCACCGTTTCAAGAAACAGGAAAAGAGCCACTTCCGGGCCGCCATTGCGCCCGAGGGCGAGAAGCTGCTCATCCACACCAGCAACTTCCGCACCGTGAAGCGGGTGGAAGACGTGCTGCGCATTTTCGTGGGCGTGCGGGAACAGATTCCGGCCAAGCTGCTGCTGGTGGGCGACGGCCCCGACCGCAACCGCATGGAAAAGCTGGCCCGCGACCTCGATGTGCACCGCGACCTGCGCTTCCTGGGCAAGCTCGAAGCCGTGGAAGAAGTGCTCAGCGTGGGCGACCTGTTCCTGATGCCTTCCGAAAACGAGAGCTTCGGCCTCGCCGCCCTCGAAGCCATGGCCTGCGAAGTGCCCGTGGTGAGCACCAACGCCGGCGGCATTCCGGAGCTGAACGTGCACGGCGTGACCGGCATGATTAGCGACATTGGCGACGTGGCCGACATGGTCAAAAATGCCCTGTACGTGCTGGACGACGAGAACCTGCCCCGCTTCAAAGCTGCTGCCCTGGCCCGAGCCAAAGAGTTTGCGGTGGAAAACATTGTGCCGCGCTACGAGGACTGCTACCAGCGGGCCATTGAAGCGGTAGCAACGGCGGTATAA